The genomic segment CACTTTGTGTTTCCCAGACAATACTCCGTGCAACGGCTCTATTTTTGCCTTGCCATTTTCCAGTCTCACTAACTTCTTTTTAATTTGCGCTTGGACAGCCCGATCGAGCTTTTTAACAGAATTCAAAAAAACACTACCAAAACGCAGTATATACATAGGATATTAGGAAAGCGCTTTCAAAAAAGACTTAGGGTCGAAGCGATATTTTACCCCCTCTTCTTCGGCCTTAAGGATTTTCTTAACAAACTCCGGACGGTACTCACCCTCTGGATCTTTAATTCCCTTCAAAAACGGAGTGACAAATTCTCTAATCAACTCTTGTTTTAGCTCTCTTTTCAGCTCCTTTTTTAGCTTTTGAATGGTAGCTGTAGTCATGATTTTATTATACCAGATTCTATCAGAAAAATTTTCTAAAATCAACTGCCAGCATTCCTACATCTTGAGTTGGAAAAATCGGAAAACTAATGTAAAATACTAAAATGGTTATCAACTATTGCGGAGAGAAGTGTTTCAAGATTCAGAGCGGGAAGGTCTCGCTCGTAGTTGATCCTCTGCCTCGTTTTAAGGGCGACATCACCTTGCTGACCGGCCCGTGGAAAGACAGAGCGAAAGAATGGCCGCCGGTTGTGGGGGAAATTTACGGCCCGGGTGAGTATGAAATGCTGGAAGTAGAAATCAGCGGCTTTCCGATGAAAGGCACTCAAACTGCCTATACATTAGTAATGGAAGAAATCCGCTTATGCTTCTTAGGCGATGGCGGCGAAGAAATTGACCCTACTATACTAGAAAAGCTCGGAGAGGTGGATATTTTGTTTGCCCCGTCGGGAATTAGCGCCAAAGGAATCAAGCAGATACAGCCGAAGATTGTGGTTCCTTTTTATAAGAAGCCAGAGCAGTTAAAAGAATTTATGAAGGAAGTGGAATCAAAATCTGAGCCGCAGGAAAAGCTGGTGATTAAAAAGAAAGAAATTACCACCGGCACGAAGATTGTTGTTCTTAAAGTTTAATATATATAGAAGATGCCCCAATCCTTGCGAAATTTCGTAGCGAAAGTCCGGAATTCAGACGATACCACCAAGAAATTCTGGGTGCTGCTCTGCAGTGTGATTTCGATGTTTTTCGTGGTGTCACTTTGGCTGGCGTATATAAATGTAAGCATCGCCAGAATCCCCGGCCCTACTTCCAGCCGTTCACTCGCCGGAGTCAGCGCGCCGGTAGAAGTTGAGGAGGAATTAGAAAATCCGGGATTCTTTTCAATTTTCGCCGCAGGCACTAAAATAATCTTCGACGCGCTGAAGGAGCGGTTAGCGGTAAAAAATGATATTGTAATCAGCAAGCAGGAAGTGAATTTTGTGGCGGAAGGCATCGAACCCGTAAAACCTACGGTTTTGCGGTAGAAAGTAGAATCTAGTAAATAGAATTTATGCCGAAAAATAAAGAACCAAAGAAAAATAAAAAATCCGAAGCGGGCAAGCCCGAAGAAACTAAAGCGGTTGCGCGCGTGAATGTGGAACGCCGCGAAATCAGCACCGAGCTGCAGGAGTCTTATTTGGACTATGCGATGTCGGTCATCGTGAGCCGCGCTTTGCCGGATGTGCGCGACGGCATGAAGCCCGTGCATCGCCGTATCTTGTGGACAATGTGGGAAGCCGGATTGACGCACAGCGCCAAATTCCGAAAATCCGCCACCGTAATCGGAGACGTGCTTGGTAAATATCATCCGCACGGAGATATGGCGGTTTATGACGCTTTGGTCCGTATGGCCCAAGAATTTTCACTTCGCTACACATTAGTAGACGGCCAAGGTAACTTCGGCTCCGTAGACGGTGATTCAGCTGCCGCCTATCGTTATACCGAAGCTCGGCTTTCCAAAATTGCCGAAGAAATGCTTTTTGATATTGATAAAGAAACCGTAGATTGGATTCCTAACTATGACGGTACCCGTGAAGAGCCGAAGGTTCTGCCGGCTAAACTGCCAAACTTGCTGCTAAACGGAGCCGTGGGTATCGCCGTCGGTATGGCGACCAGCATTCCACCAAACAATTTAGTGGAGCTGGTGGACGCGACCCTGCACTTGGCCGACAACCCCAAAGCCGGAGCGCACGATTTAATGGAATTCATTCAAGGCCCGGACTTTCCAACCGGCGGCGTTATCTATGACAGAAAAGCGATTATCGAAGCCTACACTTCCGGCCACGGCACAATCACGATGCGGGCAGTAGCCGAAATTAAAGAAAGCCAGGGGGCGCGGGAAGGCCAAACGATTGAAATCACGGAAATCCCTTATCAGGTAAATAAATCTGAATTAATTATTAAAATTGCCGAGTTGGTGACCGACAAAAAAATCGAAGGTATCCGCGACATCCGCGATGAGTCCGACAAAAACGGCATCAGCATCATTATTGAAATGAAATCGAGCGCGACTCCGCAAAAAGTGCTGAATCAATTGTTTGAATACACCGATCTCCAGAAAAACTTTAATTTGAATATGATTGCGCTCGCCGGCGGCGTGCAGCCAGAAATTATGTCGGTAAAGGATGTGTTGGCGGCTTTCCTAGCCCATCGGAATGAAGTGGTGGTGCGCCGCGCCCAGTTCGATTTAAAGAAAGCCGAAGAGCGCGCTCACATTTTGAGAGGCTTAGCGAAAGCGCTTTCTATTATTGATAAAGTAATCGCCACAATTAAGAAATCTAAGGATCGCGATGATGCCAGAACGAACTTGATGAAGAATTTCAAATTCTCCGAGATTCAGGCCAACGCTATTTTGGAAATGAAGTTGCAGACCTTGGCGAATTTGGAAAGAGCGAGAATTGAAGATGAGTTAGCGGAAAAAGAACGAATTATCGCCGAATTAACTTCCCTTTTGAAGAGCCCGGCCAAAATCTTGAAGGTAATTAAAGACGAATTAGTGGATGTGAAAACCCGCTTCAACAGCCCCCGCAAAACCAAAGTAGTGTCCGGCGGATTAAAAGACTTCCGAGAAGAGGATTTGATTCCTCAAGAAGAAACGATTATCACTCTCTCGCAGGGTGGCTACATCAAACGTGTTCCTCCGGCGTCATTTAAGACCCAGAACCGCGGCGGCAAAGGATTGATTGGATCAGATGTGAATGATGAAGATTTCCTCACCCACTTTATGGCCGCTGACACTCACGACAACATTTTGATTTTCACCGACCGCGGCCGCGTGTTCCAAACCAAAGTTTACGAAATCCCACCGGGCACCCGAACCTCCAAGGGCAAACCGATCCACAATTTCCTGGAAGTCCCGACCGAAGAGAAGGTCAACGCAATAATCACCTACGGAAAAGCCGACGAAGGCAATCTCGTGATGGTGACTCAAAACGGCATGATTAAAAAAACCTCTCTGAAAGATTTCAGCAACGTGCGGAAAACCGGAATCATTGCGATTTCTTTGCAAAAAGGTGACGCCTTGCGTTGGGTTAAACTCTCTAGCGGTAGCGATGAAGTAATCACCACTACCTCCAAAGGGCAGGCTATCCGATTTAAAGAATCCCAAGTGCGGGAAATGGGCAGGACGGCCGCGGGCGTGCGGGCAATCCGATTAAAATCGGGTGATCAGGTCAGCTCAATGGATCTCGTGAATAAGAACGTGAAAAATGCCCGATTGTTGGTAGTAATGGCCAACGGATTCGGAAAATTAACTCCAATCGGACAGTATAAAGTGCAGAGCCGCGGAGGTTCGGGCGTGAAAACAGCTAAAATTACTTCGAAGACAGGAGAGTTGGTAGCCGCTCAATTAGTAGACGCCGAAGAAGAATTGCTGGCCTTGTCCGCCAAAGGGCAGATTATCCGCACTCCTCTCTCCACAATCCGCCTCGCCAGCCGCGCTACTCAAGGAGTCAGAATAATGTCACTGAACGCAGGAGATAAGGTTGCCGGCATAGTCTGTTTGTAGTCCCAAGTCGTTAGTTGTTAGTCGTAAGTCTTTTGTCGTGTGTGAGATGTTATAATTAGTTGGTAGATGTCATTCACAAGAAATCAGGTAATTATTTTAATAATGGGACTGGCGCTAGTCGCCGGAGTAGTCTTTCTTTTGATTTATGGCTCGCAGAAAAACTCCAGCGAGCTTTCCGGCACAATAAATTTCTGGGGAGTTTTTGATTCCCCCGCCGCTATGGGCGAAGTGATTAGTGCCTATCGCGCCACCCAACCAAAAGTTGATGTGGTTTACCGGCAAATTGATCCGAATAGTTATGAAAGTGAACTAATTAACGCGCTCGCGAGCGGCAGAGCTCCGGATGTGATTATGTTTCATAATTCTTGGCTGCCTAAGCATATTAATAAGATATTGCCGTTGGACCCTGCTCAAATTTCTATTCCTCAATATCGAGAGCTCTTCCCGCAAGTTGCCGAGCAGGACTTCGCCCCAGACAACGCGGTCTATGCCCTTCCTTTATATATCGACACCCTCGCTCTTTTCTACAACCAAGACACATTCGACAACAGCAGCATCGCAGTGCCGCCGAAAACTTGGGGCGAATTTGAGAAATTGATTCCCAAGCTACGCCAACTCGATAAATTAGGCCGCATTCAAAAACCCGCGGCGGCTATCGGCGGCTCCAACCGAAGCATCAACCGAGCGCCCGATTTGTTGAGCCTACTGATGCTTCAAACCGGAACAGAGATGGTGAGCAAAGACTTCTCTCGGGCTAACTTCTCTTCAAAAGAAGGCATAAATGCTCTCAATTTTTACACCAAATTTGCCAACCCAATCAGCCCCGCCTTTACTTGGAGCGACTCATTCGGCTATTCGCTAGACAGCTTCTCCGTGGGCGACACGGCAATAATGTTTAACTACGGCTATCAAGCGCCATACCTGAGAGACAAAAACCCCTTCCTGAATTTCCGAGTCATTCCGATGCTTCAACCCGATGACCGCTCTCAAGAAGTGAATTACGCCAACTATTGGGGCTTAGCGATGACGGTAGCCGCGCAAAACAAACTAGTAGCCCAAGATTTCATTATAAAAATCACTACAGACCCCACAATCGCCGAACGATACCTAACCATTACCAAGCGCCCACCCGCATTGCGTTCGCTGATTAATAAATACATCAACGATCCGGAAATCGGAACCTTCGCCCGCCAAGCTCTCACTGCCCGCTCTTGGCCGCAAATTGATAGCGTGGAAATTGATAAGGCTTTTTCGGAAATGATCTCGGCGGTCTTAACCAACCGGCTTTCTTCCCAAAGAGCCATCGAAGAAGCCGCCGGAAAGGTTTCCCAGTTGATGGATCAGAGAGCTAGATAAGTATTATGTATAAAGTATTAAGTATTAAGTATTGGATGCGGGGAAAGGGAATTATCAAGATTCGCCCAGTTTTCTTTTCGTTTATTCTATTTTCTACTTTCTGCTTCCTACTACTCGGTGCGCCGGCATTAGGCGCTGAGCCAATCAAGCTAACCCCGAATTGCAATGCAGCCCTTCCTCCAAACACCGTACCTGGAGGCACACCGGAAACGACACCGTGCAACGTATCTGCCTTTATCGTCTGGGTGAAGCAAATCATTAAGTATATGTTTATTGTTTCCGTGCCTATCGCCACGGCATTTATCGTTTACGGGGCATTTGTTATGATGAAGTCTGGAGGTAATCCCGGTGAGTTCGCAAACGGCAAGAAAGTAGTTTTGTCGGCCATTATCGGCATTGTGATAATGTTTACCGCCAACATAGTCGTATCCACGATAGTCAACGCATTAACGGGAAGTTCGGAATATTATAAAAAACTCTAAAATATGAAAATTCCTAAATATGTCGGGATTGTAGCATTAGGTTTATTGCTGGTTTCAAATTTTGCTTTTGCACTCCCTGGCGAAGGCACGAATCCCCCATCTAACAGCCTTAACCTCTCCGACATCGACCCCCTAAAAAATGTCACCCTGATGGGATTAATCGACCGTATCGTTGGCTTTGCCATCGGATTTATCATCGCCATCTCGGTACTCTTCATCATCTATGCCGCCTATCTCTATATGTTTGCCGGTGGAGACCCGAAAAATGTAACCCAAGCTAAAGCCATCATCCAATATACCGTGATTGCGATTATCATCGCCTTGATGTCGCAGGCAATGGTAAAAATAGTGATAGAGCTTCTTGGTGGAACACCGGCTAAGTAATTTGCTATAATTAAACAATATTCAGAAAGGTCGCCTAAATTCAAAAAAATTAATGAAATACTTAATAAAAACAATAATTGCAATCTCCAGCCTTGCTCCGTTGATGGCTTTCGCCGATATTAGCGGGATTCCCACTGGTATCAAAGCCGGGACTACCAACTTAGGTAAGTTAATTAGCGACGTTTCCGGATGGGCAACTGGCCTTTTGATCGCGCTTTCCGTATTGTTCGTGATCTACGCCGCGTTCTTGTATTTGACCGCCGGTGGAGACCCGAAAAATGTAGAGAACGCTAAGAACATCATCATCTACGCCGTAATAGCTATCGTAATAGCTCTGATGGCAAACTTGGTGGCCAGCATCGCGAAGGGATTAGTAGGCGCTACTGGATAAAACCTCATTGCGGAAATAGAAAAACCCCTCCGATTACTCGGAGGGGTTTTGGTTTAATCTAACGCACCGTCACCGTCAACTTCTTGTCGGGCTCTTCAACCAGCATGCGGAATACTTTCTTCCTCAAGCCGTAGTCTTTGAACTCCTTGTCCGACTGGC from the bacterium genome contains:
- a CDS encoding MBL fold metallo-hydrolase — its product is MVINYCGEKCFKIQSGKVSLVVDPLPRFKGDITLLTGPWKDRAKEWPPVVGEIYGPGEYEMLEVEISGFPMKGTQTAYTLVMEEIRLCFLGDGGEEIDPTILEKLGEVDILFAPSGISAKGIKQIQPKIVVPFYKKPEQLKEFMKEVESKSEPQEKLVIKKKEITTGTKIVVLKV
- the gyrA gene encoding DNA gyrase subunit A, translated to MPKNKEPKKNKKSEAGKPEETKAVARVNVERREISTELQESYLDYAMSVIVSRALPDVRDGMKPVHRRILWTMWEAGLTHSAKFRKSATVIGDVLGKYHPHGDMAVYDALVRMAQEFSLRYTLVDGQGNFGSVDGDSAAAYRYTEARLSKIAEEMLFDIDKETVDWIPNYDGTREEPKVLPAKLPNLLLNGAVGIAVGMATSIPPNNLVELVDATLHLADNPKAGAHDLMEFIQGPDFPTGGVIYDRKAIIEAYTSGHGTITMRAVAEIKESQGAREGQTIEITEIPYQVNKSELIIKIAELVTDKKIEGIRDIRDESDKNGISIIIEMKSSATPQKVLNQLFEYTDLQKNFNLNMIALAGGVQPEIMSVKDVLAAFLAHRNEVVVRRAQFDLKKAEERAHILRGLAKALSIIDKVIATIKKSKDRDDARTNLMKNFKFSEIQANAILEMKLQTLANLERARIEDELAEKERIIAELTSLLKSPAKILKVIKDELVDVKTRFNSPRKTKVVSGGLKDFREEDLIPQEETIITLSQGGYIKRVPPASFKTQNRGGKGLIGSDVNDEDFLTHFMAADTHDNILIFTDRGRVFQTKVYEIPPGTRTSKGKPIHNFLEVPTEEKVNAIITYGKADEGNLVMVTQNGMIKKTSLKDFSNVRKTGIIAISLQKGDALRWVKLSSGSDEVITTTSKGQAIRFKESQVREMGRTAAGVRAIRLKSGDQVSSMDLVNKNVKNARLLVVMANGFGKLTPIGQYKVQSRGGSGVKTAKITSKTGELVAAQLVDAEEELLALSAKGQIIRTPLSTIRLASRATQGVRIMSLNAGDKVAGIVCL
- a CDS encoding extracellular solute-binding protein; amino-acid sequence: MSFTRNQVIILIMGLALVAGVVFLLIYGSQKNSSELSGTINFWGVFDSPAAMGEVISAYRATQPKVDVVYRQIDPNSYESELINALASGRAPDVIMFHNSWLPKHINKILPLDPAQISIPQYRELFPQVAEQDFAPDNAVYALPLYIDTLALFYNQDTFDNSSIAVPPKTWGEFEKLIPKLRQLDKLGRIQKPAAAIGGSNRSINRAPDLLSLLMLQTGTEMVSKDFSRANFSSKEGINALNFYTKFANPISPAFTWSDSFGYSLDSFSVGDTAIMFNYGYQAPYLRDKNPFLNFRVIPMLQPDDRSQEVNYANYWGLAMTVAAQNKLVAQDFIIKITTDPTIAERYLTITKRPPALRSLINKYINDPEIGTFARQALTARSWPQIDSVEIDKAFSEMISAVLTNRLSSQRAIEEAAGKVSQLMDQRAR
- a CDS encoding pilin, which gives rise to MYKVLSIKYWMRGKGIIKIRPVFFSFILFSTFCFLLLGAPALGAEPIKLTPNCNAALPPNTVPGGTPETTPCNVSAFIVWVKQIIKYMFIVSVPIATAFIVYGAFVMMKSGGNPGEFANGKKVVLSAIIGIVIMFTANIVVSTIVNALTGSSEYYKKL